DNA from Asanoa sp. WMMD1127:
CCAGCAACGCCGGCACCGCCCGCTCCGCCTGCGCCGACGTCGCGTCCGCGGCCGCGCCCCGCCGGGCCCGGTAGCTGATGCCCTGCGCGATCACGGCCAGCTTGAAGTTGGCCAGCGCCAGATAGAACGGCCAGTGGTCGAGGTCCACGCCACGCCGCCGGGCGTACGCCTCGGCGATCGCGTCCGTCGGCGGGAGCCGGTCGCTGGCCCACGCGGCGTCGAGCCCGAGGATCGGGTCGAGCTCCGGCTGCCGGTAGACGCACATCAGCGCCACGTCGGTCAGCACGTCGCCGACCGTGGCCAGCTCCCAGTCGACGACCGCGAGCACCTTGCTGATGTCGGCGGCGTCGAGCAGCGTGTTGTCGATCCGGTAGTCGCCGTGCACCACACCGATGTGCGCGGACCGCGCCGGCAACGCCGAGGTCAGCAGGTCGTGCAGCCGGTTCGCGTCGGCGAGGTCGACACTCTTGACCTCGTTCCACTGCCGCCACCAGAGCCGCACCTGGCGGTCGAGGAACCCGTCCGGCCGCCCGAGACCGCCCAGCCCCACCGAGTCGACCGGCACCGCGTGCAGGTCGGCCAGCACCCGCACGAGTTCCGTGACGCACGCTTCCAGCGAGGCCGAACCATGGGCGGCCAACTGCCCCCGGGTACGCACGACCTGGCCGGCCACGAACCCGGTCACCGCGAACGGCGCGCCCAGCACGGTCTCGTCCGCGCAGAGCGCGACGGCCGGCGGCACGGGCACCGCGCTGTGCCGCAACGCCCGGGTGACCCGCCACTCCCGCGCCACGTCGTGGGCCGACTGGGTCAGGCCGGACAACGGCGGCCGGCGCAGCACCCAGCGGTGCACGCCGTCGAAGAGCGCGTACGTCAGGTTGGACCGGCCGCCGCTGATCAGCGACGCGGTCAGCTCACCGGCGACCGGGACGCCCTGCCCGGCCAGGAAGTCGCGCACCGCGGCCAGCGACGACGGGTTCATGCCGCGTACCCCCGGGTCCCGGCCCGGCTGAGCACGATCTCGTTGACCACCGTGCGCGCGGACAGGTCGAGCAGCGTGGTGACCGTGTCGACCACGTCCGAGACCGGGATCATCGACGACGGCGGCACCTCGTCGTGCACCCAGGCGCTCATGTCGGTGTCGACGTAGCCGGGCGCGATGGCGGTCGCCAACACACCGGCGGCCGACTCCTCCGCGTTGAGCCCGCGGCACAGCGCGAGCAGCGCCGCCTTCGTGGCCCCGTAGACGGCCAGCGACGGCTCGGCGTAGACGCCGCCGATGGAGGCCAGCGCGATCACCCGCGCGCCGTGGGCCGGATCGCGTCGCGCGGCGGCCCGCAGCAACGGCAGCGCCGACCGGATCAGCAGGAACGGCGCCCGGGTGTTCAGCGCGAACTGCTTGTCGTAGCGCCCGACCGGGTAGCCGTCCAGCGGAGCGGCCGAGCCGACGCCGGCGGCTAGCACGAGGGCGTCCAGCGCGTCGGGGCGATAACCGGACAGCACGGTCGCCGGCGCCGCCGGGTCGGCCAGGTCGACCGCCACCGTGTCCACATCGGACGCCCCGAGCTCGACGGCCGAGGCGGCGACGAGCGCCAGCCGGGCCGGATCGCGCGCGACCAGGGTGAGCCGCCAGCCCCGCCGGGCCAGGGCGAGCGCGATGCCCCGCCCGATCCCCCGCGACGCCCCGGTGACGACGGCCGATCGCGGCTCAGCCACCGATGCCCACGATCGACCGCGCGATCGTCAGGTAGCGGTCGAGCAGCGCCTCGACGGGCAGGGAGCCGTCGGGCCGGTACCAGGAGGCGACACCGACACAGAGCGACGCGATGGCCCGGCTGGCGTCCTTCGGGTAGGGCGTGGTGAACACGCCGTCGCGTACGCCCGTGAGGATCACGTCGTCGAGCATGCGCTGCTGCTCGTCCCGCTTGGCCACGTAGCGCTCGCGGTTGCCGGGTTCGAGGCTGCGCAGCTCGGCGGTGGAGACCATGGCGCCGGTGCGCCGGTACATGTGGAACCGCAGCAGCGACTCGACCAGCGCGTCGAACTGGGCCCGTGGCTCGGGCGGCGCGCCCGCCAGCGCGTCCCGGCTGCGGGTCAGCAGCTCGTCGATGACGACCATCATGAGGTCGACGAGGATGTCCTGTTTGGAGGCGTAGTAGTGGTAGACGCCCGGCACCGACAGCCCCGATCGGCGAGCCAGGTCGCGCGTGGTCGTGCCGTGGTAGCCGTGCTCGTAGAAGGCCCGCAGCGCGGCGTCGAGGATGCGCGGGAAATCGAGCGGCCCGTAGTCGCGCCAGTCGGACATCGTCACCTCGTTCATCGGGCCCGCCGTCGGGCGTGCGCGGAGCTGATCAGCGTGTCGAGCGCCGCCGGGTTGTCGACCGCGCCGCGGTTGACCACCTGGGCGGGGTCGGCGCCCTGCAGGATGCGTTTGACCGGGACCTCGAGCCGTTTGCCGGTGCGGGTGTGCGGCAGCTCGGTCACGACGATCACGTCGTCGGGCACGTGCCGAGGCGAGGCCCGCTCGGCGATCCGCCGCCGGATCCGCTCGACTAGGTCCGCGGGCGGCGGGTCGCCCTGCGGGACCACGAACAGCGGCAGCCAGTAGCCGCCGTCGGCCTCCTCCACGCCCACGACCAGCGCGTCGGCCACCTCCGGCAGCGAGAGCACCGCGTCGTAGATCTCCGCCGACCCCAGGCGTACGCCGTGGCGGTTGATCGTCGCGTCGGACCGGCCGAGGATCACGACCGTGCCCCGCTCGGTGATCATCGTGAGGTCGCCGTGCCGCCACACGCCGGGGAACGCGTCGAAGTAGGTGGCGCGCAGCTTGCGGTCGTCGGGGTCGTCCCAGAAGCGCAGCGGCATCGACGGCATCGGCTCGGTGATCACCATCTCTCCCGGTGTGCCGGGCGGGACCGGCTCGCCGTCGGCGTTCCAGACCTCGACGGCGGCGCCCAGCGCCGGAGCGCTGATCTCGCCGTCGAAGACCGGGGTCGTCGGCGCGCTGGCGACGAAGATGCCGACGATGTCCGTGCCTCCGCTCATCGATCCTAGTTGGACCCGCGCGCTGACGTGTTCCCGGAACCAGGCGTTGGCCGACGCGGGCAGCACCGATCCTGTCACCCCGACCAGCCGCAGCGCCGAGAGGTCCAGGTCCCGCCCGGGCGCGAGGCCCGCGCGCCGGGACGCCTCCAGGTACCCCGGACTGGTGCCGAGAACCGTCACGCCGAGGTCCGCGGCGACGCGCCAGAGCGCGTCGGGGCCCGGTGCGGTCGGGCGGCCGTCGTAGAGGACGGTGGTCGCGCCGTGCAGCAGGCCGCACACCTGCGCGTTCCACATCATCCAGTTGGGCGTGGTGTACCAGAAGAAGACGTCGTCGGCGCCGAGGTCCATGTGCAGGCCGGGCGAGACCAGCTGCTCCAGGAGCACGCCGCCGTGGCCGTGCACGATGCCCTTGGGCTTGCCGGTGGTGCCCGAGGTGAACAGCACCCAGAGCGGGTGGTCGAACGGCACGGGGAGGGCGTCGGCGACCGGTGCCGCCGCCAGCGCGTCCGCCCACGTGCTGTCGGCGACGGCGGTGAGCCCGGCGGTCGGGACCGTGACGGTGTGCCGCAGGCCGGGCAACAGCTCACGCAGCGCCGCCGCCTCGTCGCGCCGGTCGTGCACCACTCCCCCGAACCGGTAGCCGGTCCCGGCGAACAGGACGGTGGGGCTCAGCTGGGCCATCCGGTCCGCCGCCGCCGTGGCCCCGTAGTCGAGCCCGGTCTGCGCCCACACCCCGCCGACCAGCGCGGTGGCGACGAACGCGACGACACCTTCGACGCAGTTCGGCAGGTACGCGGCGACCCGGT
Protein-coding regions in this window:
- a CDS encoding phosphotransferase family protein, with product MNPSSLAAVRDFLAGQGVPVAGELTASLISGGRSNLTYALFDGVHRWVLRRPPLSGLTQSAHDVAREWRVTRALRHSAVPVPPAVALCADETVLGAPFAVTGFVAGQVVRTRGQLAAHGSASLEACVTELVRVLADLHAVPVDSVGLGGLGRPDGFLDRQVRLWWRQWNEVKSVDLADANRLHDLLTSALPARSAHIGVVHGDYRIDNTLLDAADISKVLAVVDWELATVGDVLTDVALMCVYRQPELDPILGLDAAWASDRLPPTDAIAEAYARRRGVDLDHWPFYLALANFKLAVIAQGISYRARRGAAADATSAQAERAVPALLAAGLRALASRAHSARGSASA
- a CDS encoding acetoacetate--CoA ligase, translating into MTAPGWVPDPVAVRESRIVRFAAWLQGQGRLSLDDVTDYRALHAWSVAQPGQFWAAVAEFFDVEWTAWPRRALADRRMPGAVWFPGGTLNFGAHLLRAGAADRDAVVLVGEDGARTAISFAELRAQSYAVAGRLRVLGVQPGDRVAAYLPNCVEGVVAFVATALVGGVWAQTGLDYGATAAADRMAQLSPTVLFAGTGYRFGGVVHDRRDEAAALRELLPGLRHTVTVPTAGLTAVADSTWADALAAAPVADALPVPFDHPLWVLFTSGTTGKPKGIVHGHGGVLLEQLVSPGLHMDLGADDVFFWYTTPNWMMWNAQVCGLLHGATTVLYDGRPTAPGPDALWRVAADLGVTVLGTSPGYLEASRRAGLAPGRDLDLSALRLVGVTGSVLPASANAWFREHVSARVQLGSMSGGTDIVGIFVASAPTTPVFDGEISAPALGAAVEVWNADGEPVPPGTPGEMVITEPMPSMPLRFWDDPDDRKLRATYFDAFPGVWRHGDLTMITERGTVVILGRSDATINRHGVRLGSAEIYDAVLSLPEVADALVVGVEEADGGYWLPLFVVPQGDPPPADLVERIRRRIAERASPRHVPDDVIVVTELPHTRTGKRLEVPVKRILQGADPAQVVNRGAVDNPAALDTLISSAHARRRAR
- a CDS encoding SDR family oxidoreductase, whose product is MAEPRSAVVTGASRGIGRGIALALARRGWRLTLVARDPARLALVAASAVELGASDVDTVAVDLADPAAPATVLSGYRPDALDALVLAAGVGSAAPLDGYPVGRYDKQFALNTRAPFLLIRSALPLLRAAARRDPAHGARVIALASIGGVYAEPSLAVYGATKAALLALCRGLNAEESAAGVLATAIAPGYVDTDMSAWVHDEVPPSSMIPVSDVVDTVTTLLDLSARTVVNEIVLSRAGTRGYAA
- a CDS encoding TetR/AcrR family transcriptional regulator; this translates as MNEVTMSDWRDYGPLDFPRILDAALRAFYEHGYHGTTTRDLARRSGLSVPGVYHYYASKQDILVDLMMVVIDELLTRSRDALAGAPPEPRAQFDALVESLLRFHMYRRTGAMVSTAELRSLEPGNRERYVAKRDEQQRMLDDVILTGVRDGVFTTPYPKDASRAIASLCVGVASWYRPDGSLPVEALLDRYLTIARSIVGIGG